The Bacteroidota bacterium sequence TCTCGTATAAAAAATGGCCTGATGTCCCAGATAGAAAATTATATATCCTTCCTCCTCTCCTGCGCAAAGAAATTTTAAACATGCAACCCGAAACAGGGTCTTTCCTGTTGGTTTATTTGCTAAATCCGGGCTATATCGACGAAATCATTTCCTGGCATAAGGATTATCCGGACGTGATCGTGCATTGCTTTTGCGACTCTCCACCGCAATTTAAATATCCCGGACTCACTTTCCATGTGATCAACGACAGGCTTTTTGAAGAATACCTCAGAACCTGTTCCGGATTTATTACCTCTGCCGGATTTGAAGCGTTGTGCGAAGCCCTTTACCTTGATAAACCCGTTATGATGGTGCCTACGGGCCATCACTATGAGCAATTCTGCAATGCTTATGCTGCTTCAAAAAACGGACTCTGCCTTTCAGAAAAAAAATTCAATATCTCCTCTTTCTTGAATTATATGAAGAATCCTTGCCCGGACAGAGAAAAATATAAATCATGGATCCATTCTTTTCAATCAGAATTTCAGAAACATCTCGCAGAAATTTCTAATTTTAAGTCTTGATAGATAAAATCGAATATGCATCTGCAAAAAAACCATATCATAATCAAAAATGCCCCAAATGGAAAATGGATGATTTTTTTTATGGTTTCCTTATTGTCGTTCTCCCTGGATAAAATTACCGCCCAGGTAGGAGGCAGTTCAACCTATGATTTTCTGGAGCTCCCGGTATCAGCTCGTACCACCGCCCTGGGAGGGAAACTAAATGCACTCAGCGACGATGATTTATCCCTTGCTGCCAATAATCCATCCCTGCTTATTCCGGAAATGGACAACCACCTGTTTTTCAATTATGTTGATTACATTGCCGACATTAATTATGGTTATGCATCCTATTCAAGAAATCAAAAAGGAA is a genomic window containing:
- a CDS encoding penicillin-binding protein: MIFFMVSLLSFSLDKITAQVGGSSTYDFLELPVSARTTALGGKLNALSDDDLSLAANNPSLLIPEMDNHLFFNYVDYIADINYGYASYSRNQKG
- a CDS encoding glycosyltransferase family protein, whose product is MKFLFVVQGEGRGHLTEAVSLYELLRDNGHEVSRVLIGRNNRRILPEFISQRIAPPVETFESPDFLVDKSGKSLRIAASLIYNLGICRRFFKSIAFLRKTIQNDKPDVVINFYELLCGLTYFVYRPQTPCVCLGHHLIMQHPDFHFPTERKIEKFLLKLNTRLTCIGAQKLLALSYKKWPDVPDRKLYILPPLLRKEILNMQPETGSFLLVYLLNPGYIDEIISWHKDYPDVIVHCFCDSPPQFKYPGLTFHVINDRLFEEYLRTCSGFITSAGFEALCEALYLDKPVMMVPTGHHYEQFCNAYAASKNGLCLSEKKFNISSFLNYMKNPCPDREKYKSWIHSFQSEFQKHLAEISNFKS